In Verrucomicrobiota bacterium, a single genomic region encodes these proteins:
- a CDS encoding sialate O-acetylesterase yields MMKTNTMKSRMQGAALLLAAAGRFIKVAPWVTSLPVLLCAFAGTAKAETATPPAKGMDLYLLVGQSNMAGRGKVDEESKQVHSRVFMLNKEGQWVPATDPMHFDKPSAGVGPGLAFGKAMAESAPEARIGLIPCAVGGTPLKLWSPGVQDPNTKAFPYDDTLRRVQLALKDGSLKGIIWHQGESDRPATDFSRKQYVAKFTDFIARLRQDLNAPQVPFVAGELPQLDEKFLEVNQRFNELLQGLGSTVSNYACVSAKDLTDGGDKLHLDANSARIFGKRYAEAMLRLLKGPQTAPGN; encoded by the coding sequence ATGATGAAAACAAACACGATGAAATCCCGAATGCAGGGAGCGGCCCTGCTACTGGCCGCAGCAGGTCGTTTTATCAAGGTGGCTCCGTGGGTAACGAGCCTGCCCGTGCTCTTATGCGCATTCGCAGGAACGGCCAAGGCGGAGACGGCGACCCCGCCGGCCAAGGGCATGGATCTGTATCTGCTCGTCGGCCAATCGAACATGGCCGGGCGTGGCAAGGTGGACGAGGAGAGCAAGCAGGTCCACTCCCGGGTCTTCATGCTCAACAAGGAGGGCCAATGGGTGCCGGCCACCGATCCGATGCACTTTGACAAACCCTCGGCCGGTGTCGGCCCGGGTCTCGCGTTTGGCAAGGCCATGGCGGAGTCGGCGCCGGAGGCCCGGATCGGGCTCATCCCCTGCGCCGTTGGGGGAACACCGCTCAAACTGTGGTCTCCGGGAGTGCAGGATCCAAATACAAAAGCGTTTCCTTACGACGATACGCTTCGTCGGGTTCAACTCGCGCTCAAGGATGGTTCGTTGAAGGGGATCATCTGGCATCAGGGCGAATCGGATCGGCCGGCCACCGATTTTTCGCGCAAGCAGTATGTCGCGAAGTTCACGGACTTCATCGCCCGGTTGCGCCAGGATCTGAATGCCCCGCAAGTGCCGTTTGTCGCGGGCGAACTGCCCCAACTCGATGAGAAGTTCCTCGAAGTCAACCAGCGGTTCAATGAACTGTTGCAGGGGCTTGGGTCAACCGTCTCCAACTATGCCTGCGTTTCGGCGAAGGATTTGACCGATGGGGGCGACAAGTTGCACCTGGACGCCAACTCCGCCCGCATCTTCGGTAAGCGCTACGCCGAGGCGATGCTTCGTTTGCTGAAGGGGCCCCAGACTGCTCCCGGCAACTGA
- a CDS encoding MFS transporter — protein MTARPSIPLERLRWCILGLLFFSTIINYVDRQALSVLLPILRGELGLSSADYGTITTAFMLAYTVAQVPSGMWLDKVGTRVGFMVFVGLWSVSAILHAFTRGALSLGVFRCLLGFSEAGNWPAGGKTVSLWFPKERRAFAMAVFDSGSAVGAIVAPPVVALLALKFGWRAAFIVTGALGLVWLAAWWWIYREPSSHPWLSSGDREQVMRECGGPRPAAASFGSAWRKINGQRTLWGLFVTRLVATPVWWFYVFWLPDYLSKGRGFSLQEIGFFAWIPYLTVDLGKMVGGALSDRLIARGRATITARKSVMVGGALAMMGGLFVVSAPNAAAAIAWASFATFGFGMWSANILALHADAFTSETMGTALGVTGTGASLGGALFTFVVGQMVDKSGYGPVFWAVGGLALLACLILLLGVGRVERPETTPTSINNK, from the coding sequence ATGACCGCCCGCCCCTCCATCCCCCTCGAACGCCTCCGTTGGTGCATCCTGGGGTTGTTGTTCTTTTCCACGATCATCAACTATGTGGACCGGCAGGCGCTTTCCGTGTTGCTGCCGATCCTGCGTGGGGAACTCGGGCTGTCGAGTGCCGACTACGGAACCATCACCACGGCGTTCATGCTTGCGTACACCGTGGCGCAGGTCCCGTCCGGCATGTGGTTGGACAAGGTCGGCACGCGTGTCGGGTTCATGGTCTTCGTGGGTTTGTGGTCGGTGTCCGCCATCCTGCACGCCTTCACCCGTGGCGCGTTGAGTCTTGGAGTGTTCCGTTGCCTCCTGGGTTTCAGTGAGGCCGGCAACTGGCCTGCGGGCGGCAAGACCGTCTCGCTGTGGTTCCCGAAGGAACGCCGCGCCTTTGCCATGGCCGTCTTCGACAGCGGTTCGGCGGTCGGCGCGATCGTTGCGCCGCCGGTGGTGGCGCTCCTGGCCCTCAAGTTCGGCTGGCGCGCGGCCTTCATCGTGACAGGCGCCTTGGGGTTGGTCTGGCTGGCGGCCTGGTGGTGGATCTATCGCGAACCCTCCTCCCACCCCTGGCTATCCTCCGGGGACCGCGAACAAGTCATGCGCGAATGCGGCGGGCCACGCCCTGCGGCGGCATCCTTCGGCAGCGCCTGGAGGAAGATCAACGGCCAGCGGACGCTCTGGGGGCTTTTCGTCACCCGCCTCGTCGCCACACCCGTCTGGTGGTTCTATGTCTTCTGGCTGCCGGACTACCTCAGCAAGGGCCGGGGCTTTTCGCTCCAGGAAATCGGGTTTTTCGCCTGGATTCCGTATCTCACGGTGGACCTTGGAAAGATGGTTGGCGGAGCCTTGTCTGACCGCCTGATCGCCCGTGGCCGCGCGACCATCACTGCGCGCAAGTCCGTGATGGTCGGCGGTGCCCTGGCCATGATGGGCGGCCTCTTCGTCGTCAGCGCGCCGAATGCCGCCGCCGCCATCGCCTGGGCCAGTTTCGCGACTTTCGGCTTCGGAATGTGGAGCGCCAACATCCTAGCACTGCATGCCGATGCATTCACTTCCGAAACCATGGGAACGGCCCTGGGAGTCACCGGCACGGGGGCAAGCCTCGGCGGAGCGCTCTTCACCTTCGTGGTCGGCCAGATGGTCGACAAGAGCGGCTACGGCCCTGTCTTCTGGGCCGTCGGCGGCCTCGCCCTGCTCGCCTGTCTCATCCTCCTCTTAGGCGTCGGCCGTGTGGAGCGCCCCGAAACAACCCCGACATCCATCAACAACAAATGA
- a CDS encoding SDR family oxidoreductase, with product MNDSYYQNKTAVVTGAGGLIGSAIAKELHRLGANVILLGRDRAKLDAVGIGQSFSVDVLDAAGLREVADQIGPVDFLINSAGGNQADATPTMNEYSPEDPRGFFDLNPDLMLDVIKINTLGTIIPSQVFGREMARRGRGAIVNFASMNSYQPLSRNLAYGVAKSGVVNFTQWLAGYLGSAGVRVNAIAPGFFVNERSRKILMTEDGGLSARGQSVMSHTPMKRFGEAHELIGCLLWLLDDERASFVTGVTVPVDGGFLSVSGV from the coding sequence ATGAACGACTCCTACTACCAAAACAAAACCGCCGTGGTGACTGGCGCAGGCGGCCTCATCGGCTCCGCGATCGCCAAGGAACTCCACCGCCTCGGCGCCAATGTCATCCTGCTGGGCCGCGACCGCGCCAAACTCGACGCCGTCGGCATTGGGCAGTCATTTAGTGTCGATGTCCTCGATGCTGCCGGACTCCGCGAGGTGGCCGATCAGATCGGCCCGGTCGACTTTCTCATCAACTCCGCCGGCGGCAACCAGGCCGACGCGACTCCGACGATGAACGAGTATTCGCCGGAAGATCCGCGCGGGTTCTTCGACCTCAACCCCGACCTCATGTTGGATGTGATCAAAATCAACACGCTCGGCACGATCATTCCGAGCCAGGTGTTCGGCCGCGAGATGGCCCGCCGTGGGCGCGGGGCGATCGTGAACTTCGCCTCGATGAATAGTTACCAGCCGCTGTCGCGCAACCTGGCCTACGGCGTTGCCAAGTCCGGCGTCGTCAACTTCACCCAATGGCTCGCCGGCTACCTCGGCAGCGCCGGCGTGCGTGTGAATGCGATCGCTCCCGGGTTTTTCGTGAACGAACGGAGCCGCAAGATCCTTATGACCGAGGACGGCGGCCTCTCCGCGCGCGGCCAGAGTGTCATGTCCCACACGCCCATGAAGCGCTTCGGCGAGGCGCACGAGTTGATCGGCTGCCTCCTGTGGCTGTTGGACGATGAGCGCGCCAGCTTCGTGACCGGTGTGACCGTGCCGGTGGACGGCGGCTTCCTCTCCGTCTCGGGCGTGTAA
- a CDS encoding glucuronate isomerase, with protein sequence MNEDMLLHSPAARRLYHEHAAGLPIIDYHCHLDPQRLASDEPFENITRLWIAPDQYKHRAMRVVGVPEKYITGDATDREKFDRWAATVPLTLGNPLFEWTQLELKRYFDIDELLTPESADRIWERCNSVRPTPRQLLARSNVELVCTSNLPDEELLPLGPMVMPSLRDAEKVDAARFDEFEKCGCRLSDHGVDDPRQLDPLLPLAREYARRGWAMQLHLGAQRDTSSRLRAIAGPRGGYATIGNTCDIPALCRFLDTLDKEDALPRTILYPLNPADYAAIATLTGSFPGKLQFGPAWWFNDHSLGIRQHLEALASYGLLSTFIGMTTDSRSFLSMSRHEYFRRILCNFLAGLSEDETLTSAMVRGICHDNAHDWLQL encoded by the coding sequence ATGAACGAAGACATGCTCCTGCACTCCCCCGCAGCCCGGCGGCTCTACCACGAGCACGCTGCCGGCCTGCCGATCATCGACTACCATTGCCATCTGGATCCCCAGCGGCTTGCCAGCGACGAGCCGTTTGAAAACATCACGCGGCTCTGGATCGCTCCCGATCAATACAAGCACCGCGCGATGCGTGTGGTCGGCGTGCCGGAAAAATACATCACCGGCGACGCCACCGACCGCGAGAAGTTCGACCGATGGGCGGCGACCGTGCCGCTCACGCTTGGTAATCCGCTCTTCGAATGGACGCAGCTCGAGTTGAAGCGCTACTTCGACATCGACGAACTGCTCACGCCCGAGAGCGCCGACCGCATCTGGGAGCGCTGCAACTCCGTGCGTCCCACGCCCCGGCAGCTCCTCGCCCGTTCCAATGTGGAACTGGTCTGCACCTCCAACCTGCCCGACGAGGAACTGCTGCCGCTCGGCCCGATGGTCATGCCCTCGCTGCGCGACGCTGAGAAGGTGGATGCCGCCCGTTTCGATGAATTCGAGAAGTGCGGCTGCCGGCTCTCCGATCACGGCGTGGACGATCCCCGTCAACTCGACCCGCTTCTGCCGCTGGCCCGCGAGTATGCGCGGCGCGGCTGGGCGATGCAGCTCCACCTCGGCGCTCAACGCGACACCAGTTCCCGGCTGCGCGCCATCGCCGGGCCGCGCGGCGGCTACGCCACGATCGGCAACACATGCGACATCCCCGCGCTCTGCCGGTTCCTGGACACGCTAGACAAGGAGGACGCACTCCCGCGGACGATCCTCTACCCGCTCAATCCCGCCGACTACGCCGCCATCGCGACGCTCACCGGTTCGTTCCCCGGCAAGCTCCAGTTCGGGCCGGCCTGGTGGTTCAACGACCACTCGCTCGGCATCCGGCAGCATCTCGAAGCGCTCGCCAGCTACGGCCTGCTCTCGACCTTCATCGGCATGACCACCGACTCGCGGTCGTTTCTTTCCATGTCCCGGCATGAATACTTCCGCCGGATTCTCTGCAACTTTCTCGCCGGATTGAGCGAGGATGAAACCCTGACCAGCGCGATGGTCCGCGGCATCTGCCACGACAACGCCCACGATTGGCTCCAACTCTAA